From the Oleiphilus messinensis genome, one window contains:
- a CDS encoding lipase family protein produces MAGLLETLVGVVGLFFILSLMVTAITEIISQALNIRGKCLKKTLIRLLDEQSVNDFYQHRRIKALQVSSDRLPSYIPEHVVVDVVLDLLLSGQYPEFCDNDGTLKSKLAEHLSTGQEAWRVTLNTFYREEGQRIDAFRTRIEVWFNDSIDRSRGWFRRQLSWYLLFSGLILAILLNANAISLFTSFSGNDGGLSPDLGWSDSAILSLLNMDPKFLLHSAAGWLITAIGLTLGAPFWFDLLQKIVQIRAALRPGKGSASRAAPKSPVTHSRNAGSSLLRLDDGGKSSTRNAESSLLQGPANTSQSSTNTYQYRLIENCSFLCFHMAGEHAGLFAPILQTQGYRMLHGGQSTDMFSILEQRDTTYLVFHELIGQDSLNVLVDEYHSGLTPVPWLGELEGGQCATHRYYLELVDHVWAVLDNQFECLKLSSRKNLVITGWSTGAVVATLIAERLVSAEKVSLEQIEAVVTFSASRYADQTYQRYLQSLFSTALINVFHVRDVLPLIPSANLFGHAGSTVMLNDFGGIDLDPVYWFQNLNKVEFSEADLAAIDLEKLESRITMQVYSAVLKQALYRVRSGQGC; encoded by the coding sequence TTGGCAGGATTGCTGGAAACACTGGTGGGCGTAGTAGGGTTATTTTTCATACTGAGTCTTATGGTGACCGCTATTACGGAAATCATATCCCAAGCGCTCAATATCCGGGGTAAATGTCTCAAGAAAACATTGATTCGGCTGCTTGATGAGCAAAGTGTTAACGATTTCTATCAACACCGTCGCATCAAGGCATTGCAAGTCTCTAGTGATCGATTGCCTTCATATATACCTGAACATGTTGTCGTAGACGTTGTTCTTGACTTGTTGTTGTCAGGGCAGTATCCAGAGTTTTGTGATAATGACGGTACCTTGAAATCAAAGTTGGCTGAACATCTTTCGACTGGGCAGGAAGCGTGGCGTGTCACCCTGAATACTTTTTATCGTGAAGAGGGTCAGCGTATCGATGCGTTTAGAACCAGAATCGAGGTTTGGTTCAACGACAGTATTGATCGATCCAGAGGTTGGTTTCGGCGACAGCTTTCCTGGTATTTATTATTCAGTGGTCTGATTCTTGCCATATTACTAAATGCAAATGCAATTTCCCTGTTTACGTCGTTCTCAGGGAATGATGGAGGGTTGTCTCCCGATCTCGGTTGGAGCGATTCTGCAATACTTTCGCTCCTCAATATGGATCCAAAATTTTTGCTCCACTCAGCCGCAGGATGGTTGATTACAGCAATTGGCCTGACGTTAGGTGCGCCGTTCTGGTTTGATTTATTGCAGAAAATTGTCCAAATCAGGGCTGCTTTGAGACCTGGGAAAGGTTCTGCCTCACGTGCAGCGCCTAAATCTCCCGTGACGCACAGTCGAAATGCTGGATCGAGTCTACTTCGTCTGGATGATGGGGGTAAGTCTAGCACTCGGAATGCGGAATCATCTTTGTTACAAGGGCCCGCCAATACGTCTCAAAGCTCCACTAATACGTATCAATATAGACTGATTGAAAATTGCTCGTTTTTGTGTTTTCACATGGCTGGGGAGCACGCGGGATTATTTGCACCGATATTACAAACCCAAGGCTATCGAATGCTTCACGGGGGACAAAGCACGGATATGTTTTCGATCCTCGAGCAACGGGACACAACGTATCTGGTTTTTCATGAATTGATCGGGCAGGATAGTTTGAATGTGCTGGTGGATGAATATCATTCTGGATTGACTCCTGTGCCGTGGTTAGGTGAGCTTGAAGGCGGTCAGTGTGCAACGCACCGATATTATCTTGAGCTGGTTGATCATGTCTGGGCTGTGCTTGATAATCAGTTCGAGTGCCTTAAACTATCCTCAAGAAAAAATCTGGTAATCACCGGTTGGTCTACAGGCGCTGTAGTTGCAACTCTCATCGCTGAAAGATTGGTCTCAGCTGAAAAGGTTAGTCTTGAACAAATAGAAGCCGTGGTTACCTTTTCGGCCTCTCGATATGCCGACCAAACGTATCAACGTTATTTGCAATCTCTTTTTTCAACGGCTTTGATTAACGTTTTCCATGTGCGTGATGTTCTCCCGCTGATTCCAAGTGCAAACTTGTTCGGCCATGCGGGTTCAACCGTCATGCTCAATGATTTTGGCGGGATTGATCTCGACCCGGTGTATTGGTTTCAGAATTTGAATAAAGTTGAATTTTCCGAGGCTGACTTGGCTGCTATTGATCTTGAAAAGTTGGAATCAAGAATAACTATGCAGGTTTATTCCGCTGTATTGAAGCAAGCTCTGTATCGAGTGAGAAGCGGGCAGGGGTGCTAA
- the pbpG gene encoding D-alanyl-D-alanine endopeptidase: MKKLLKSPKSLIPGLLMLTLMMSGFSQADKLKTSASPEAENIHLASVKASVYDIKNESLIYAKNADLVVPIASITKLMTAMVVLDAKLDMSEKLTITRADRDALKNTYSRIRFGSKLSRHDLMLIALMSSENRAASALGRNYPGGIKAFVAAMNKKAKSLGMSNTHFVDSTGLSQENVSTARDLVKMVTAASNYEKIQQFSTTPEFVARFSSPRYALNYRNTNLLVRKGSWDINVSKTGYINEAGRCLVMLSEVGDRKLAMVFLDSFGKRTPVGDANRVKKWIDTGDSGRIAGAALRYERQEMKKLIASNGKNS, encoded by the coding sequence ATGAAAAAGCTACTCAAATCGCCCAAATCGCTGATACCTGGACTACTCATGCTAACACTGATGATGTCCGGATTCAGTCAAGCAGACAAATTAAAAACATCCGCCTCCCCCGAAGCAGAGAATATTCATCTCGCCTCAGTCAAAGCCTCCGTTTATGATATTAAAAACGAGTCGCTTATCTATGCCAAGAATGCAGATTTAGTTGTGCCAATCGCATCCATTACCAAGCTGATGACCGCGATGGTAGTACTGGATGCCAAGCTTGACATGAGTGAGAAGTTAACCATCACCCGTGCGGATCGGGACGCCCTGAAAAACACGTACTCCAGAATTCGCTTTGGATCCAAACTCAGTCGACATGATTTGATGCTCATCGCGCTGATGTCTTCTGAAAATCGGGCAGCTTCAGCGCTCGGTCGTAATTACCCAGGTGGGATAAAGGCGTTTGTTGCTGCAATGAACAAAAAAGCAAAATCACTCGGTATGAGCAATACCCACTTCGTTGACTCAACCGGATTGTCTCAAGAAAATGTTTCAACCGCTCGCGATCTTGTAAAAATGGTCACAGCTGCTTCCAATTACGAGAAAATTCAACAATTTTCAACAACGCCGGAGTTTGTCGCTCGATTCAGCAGTCCCCGCTATGCATTAAATTACCGCAACACCAATCTTCTGGTCAGGAAAGGAAGCTGGGACATCAATGTGAGCAAAACCGGCTACATCAATGAAGCTGGGCGTTGTCTGGTCATGTTGTCAGAAGTGGGTGACCGTAAACTTGCCATGGTATTCCTCGACTCTTTTGGAAAAAGAACACCTGTCGGCGATGCTAACCGGGTCAAAAAATGGATCGATACCGGTGACAGTGGCCGAATTGCTGGTGCAGCGCTTCGCTATGAGCGTCAGGAAATGAAAAAGCTCATCGCCAGTAACGGCAAAAACAGCTAG